CTTTTAATTAATGTAAATGGAAATTACTAGAAGTCATGCATCTTTGTGTATAAACCAAGCGACAATCAACACGACGAggcatctttatttttatttttttccttcccccACCACCTGATGATCTTATCGTCTCGATCTCCTTTCGTGGCAGGCAGGCAGGCAGGCATTAACCCATTAATTAACGTCCCCACAACTTGACACGATATATATCGTGCTTTTACGGCAACTTTaattagcatgcatgcatgcatggatggttgaacagctagctagctagcaagggCTGATCAAGTTCGGTAATGGCTGTTTAGTTTTGAGTAATGAGATCAACTTGGCAAGGTCTTGTGGGcattccatttttttattttcttatgtgCGTGCTATAATTAACATGCCATTTAAGACTGCAAAAGCCAGCTCGAGAAGAGGGTACGTATAACTTTAGGGTATTAACCCTAGCTAGCAGTATATCGCATGCATGCAGCCGTACTGGTGACAAGGGTTTGATCTTATGATCATTGtgactttttcttcttcttttttcctcatAAAAAAGGGTACGTAAGAGTCAGAATGAACCTAAATGGATGCGCGTATTATCAGCAAAGTTAATTAATGTTGTCATGACTTTTTTAATTACAAGACATAGAAAAAGTACCAAGTAAAGGTATATTTGTCAACCAGAAGTACTTCTCAAATTGTAGCATAAGAAAATGAATTCCCCCCATTTCTATACTTCATATTAAATGCTTTGCTGGCTAtaattagtttaatttttaaaaataactattttataatttcacaGTAATAAACACGATAAATATGGATTCTCCAACCTAATTCGCTAGCTCATGTGCCATGGTGTGCATGGCAAGTGACATGAATTACACACACTCACCAAAGGTCAGATCATGATGATGGTGGGGAAGGAGAAGAGAGAGGTGAAAAGGAAAACGCACACCCATGCATGCCCACATGACCTCGtacatatgtacatatatataacatcaaaacataaactcaGATTGCAAGTTGGCATTTGGCAACCCCAAGCGTGACTCTTGGCCTGGACCATTGGcggtatatatatgtgtgtgatgGTCGGAAAGGCGCGCATGCAACACaatcataattatttatataaatatatatatataggatgaaAACACGTACAGGAAATTAAGAATGTTTTTACAGGCCGGGGCGGCTTCAATGGGATGGGTGATTGAGATTCCATACATAGAGAGACGACGTGCACGATCGATATATGCTGAAAAGCACGAGCGGCCGAGGgaccatttatttatttatttaaaaaaaaaaacgtcgGTGTCCGTCGATCGCTGTTGCAATTCTGGCACTTGATGTCCAGTACTCCACTCTACAAATGAAGCATCAAGAATGCATATATGATGTCTCTGCAccacatattttcttttttctgcgCGCGCATTTTAGCTAATTAAGATACTTTGTCACTCGATCGCATGGTGTGGGCTAGAGCTGACGCAATTACATACGTATTCTTCATCCCCTCTGgcactttgagagagagagagtgagtgaaaAATGGTCAGTGAATGATGATGCTATGAATGAGAGAGTCCataaaattcaaaacatatcTTAATTCCAATATTAGGATTTCAAAACATACCTGTTCCGTTTGGTTGTAAAATTTAATTGAgatcaatttaattttcttaaaattataatatttatctgTGAGActtataatcttttttaattaaacacatttttataaataagactcataatctttttcaaatttttataaataataatgaacttatcttaacatctaaattcattttaaataatctttATATAACTCATTCAGTCTATTCAACTTACTACTATTCTATATGGACTTACATCAGCTCAATATTCAAAGACGGCCTTTTAAGTCTTCTTTGTTTGGCACATTCTACTGTAGAAGAAATCAAAGCGGCTACGCAATAGAGCATGTCTTGTTGAGGAAAGATATCCGGAATAGAGTAGAAGCAACCAACCCGAGCTTGCTTACCCGCATTTGGAGGCCACATGAAAATCAATCAAACAGCCagacaaatctctctctctctctctctctctctctctctctctctctctctctctctctctctctctcataagtCATTTTCTCTGTAACATGCTCCTTTTCACGAATCTGATGTTGTTTTCAAAGGATAAATCTGGTTACAATGGCTTTCCTATTCGCCAATGACATTTGTGAATTAATTATTCGAGCATATGCCCAATATTCTAAGGATGCCACTAAGGCCCCACCTTTCAAAATGAATCTCATGTATCCTTGAAGAGCATACTATAGATAAAATATGCTCTTCAAGGGTGTTCTAACTTTTAAGCATAGGATGagcgagttttttttttttttttggtagggAAACCTCTCCAAGCCAAGGCCCTTTGGACCTACTCCTGTAGAGTAAACCTCAGTCCCGTGCACCATACTCTCGAAAGTTTTCCTATACGAAACTGGTTATATCGCTGACTTTTCACCAGGAGGTGTGGCTTTAAataattgtttgcacccatgaggtgttgaaccttggacatTGAAGAGAGTGAGGCTCCAAGACCTTGGCCTTCACCaattgggccaaccccttggagTTAGGGTGAGAGAGCTTTAGGGGGGGAGGAAGAAAAAGGTTACTTCTAACCATCGAAATTGGGTCCTCTCCATTTCACTTAGTGCAAAACATAGGGTGTTTTGatcattttatattatgtttacAGGTAATATGATCAAAAGATTCTACGTTTTATACTAAATCAATACCATCTATTTCACTTGAAATTGAGAGGATTCTCGGAAGCATAAGAAGCATAGTGCTTTGACCCTCATGTGTATCAAATTCCAGGTCTAGAATATAAAATTGTGTGAACTATTAACGAGTGACTGTTCTATATACATGACCTTGCATGAGGCAGAGCTTTTCCAATGATAACACAATAACAGTCACGACGATATTTTTACATGGacttgaggatggtaagcaagttaTTATGAAAAGGATCTGAGATGTGCTCAAGAAGGTTCTGTACAGGACCTTTACCAGTCAAAGCCGCTTGCAAGTAAAAGCCTAACCAAGCAACCATTGCTAAGCgcccattttttatttctttcacttttagCTCCTCAAAAGTTTCAGGATCTCTGGAGAGATTCAGGGGATCAAAAAGTGCTCCTCCTGGATAGTTGATATCACCTGGCAAGTATATTCCAAGAGGCTCCAATGCCTCAATTCCACAAAATCTTGCATATTCTGGTCCAACCTATTTATACATAacatccaaaaaagaaaaaaaggatgtTTTATAGCCTACTATGGTGCCAAGAAACTGaacctataaaagaaaaaaaaatggtgttgAGAAACTACATTATTCTTCAGCTTTTATGATTTCTTACTTGTCAAAGAGACAAAAACGAATGTTTTAGTTAGGAATGGATAAATTGGCTTCACATAAATTCCCCCCATCAGTTGCCCAAATAAAGGTAAAAAATGGACCGTAGTAGACAGATTGAGAAATTAGGATATATGGGCGCAAAGTATAATGCACGGATATGGAGGACAAGATTGTTTCACTTGACGagttggaaaaaagaaaagaatgatgcaAATAATTGTTACCATCAGGAGTGCTTGGCAAATTGCAATGACAATTACTCCTTGGCTTCCAGCCAAATGAAGTCCAGGTATGCCAAGATAATCAAGAGTATCTCCCTGGTGGAATAAAATAagcgaagaaaaagaaattagtaTCCAAGAGAAAACCAAATTTTTTGCTCAAGCAAGAATCGAAGCTTAAAAACTTAAATCTCAATTAACAAAAAATGCTTGACTTCATAAAATACCAACATTCTAATTCTCAGAAACCTGTAAACTTATGCCGTGTTAACAATATTGGCAGGAAATAATGTGGcaaaacagtttcaatcacattttttgttttaaaatctgGACATTATACTATTATATTCATCTACGTACTGCCTAAGTTAGTAGAATGACTGGTGTAAAAGATTAATTTGTGAAGCTCGATTCCAAACTGAAAAGTGTAATCTATTACGGTGGTTTGATTTAAAAATTTCTAATAATTTTCAGGGTCTAATTTTTATCTCCATCATGTGTGCAGTACACCTAAGCAGTACTCACATTGGCACTGCATAATATGTGGGTCCCACCTGGATATTACCTAACATAATATGCACATATGCTGTATCAAGTTAAGTCATGACAGAAACTGGCATGTGCATAACTTCTGAAGAACTATCTGAGCACTGATAACTAATCATAAATCAGTAGAAGGAAAAATTGCTCCACAAATCATGAAAGCCCTACCCAATTGAAAAGGGCCCCAACAGGCCTTGACACGGGGCCAAGAATTTtcataataaaatgagatcttTATTGGCCATAAAAGAGATATAAACCCGTAAGGCTATTCGTGATCTCTTTAAGGAAATGAATTATCACATGGTCAAAGAATATCTACTTCAAGTTTAGTATGCAAACTACAGCATGGTGTAGCACATAACTTCCTAGAAACTAAATTACCCAATTGGAAAATGAGGAAGATTTCTCTGCATGATGGCATATGCACCACGGCTGAAGATCACTACCTTAAGCTTTGAATAGCCAACTCGCCACCAGACAGGCTCAACAAAGTGAAAGGCTCCTAATATGTCTAATACTTCTGGAACCAGAGCACCAAGAGCTGCAAGCATAGCCCAGCGTGCATGCAGAATTTCAAAGCTGCatgtaaaattaattaatcatcTGGCAAATAAACCATAAGAGTCACAAATTTTTATGCTACACTAGCTGTAATAGACATTCTCAATGTAACGGAATCCTCATGTGACTTGCAGCCACTGTAAACACAGCAGAACACTTTGAAATAATTCATCCTTCCATCTCCAAAGAGTTTGGTAAGCAGCATGAAGCATGCAATGGTGTTTATAAAACATTTTTGGATATCAGAGCATAATATGTTATGACAGACCTAGCATAGTCAGATAGTTGCATACCCAAGGTCCACATTGTTCTGACTACACCGACTCATCAGTCTCTAATCTATTCCAAAATTCAAAGCTTTGTCATTTTGCACATAACGAATAATCAGGAAAGTGGAATAGTTGGATAGTTAACGTTCACATTAAATGGCAAGCACAGACCTATTCCAATTGCAGAGGCTCACCGGCAAAATCTTATTCTGAAGTTCAAAAGTTTACAGCATCCAAATTAAAATTAGAAGGGAAACTTGATTTTTGAATCCAAAAACCAATACTTTGAAGTAAATCCtagtaaaatataaaactacCAATGTACCCATTGACTTGTGATCTGTGAAAATTATTCAATTGCACAAGTATTATTGAGGAGAAACAGAAAAAGGCAAAAGCCATGACGTACTTGAAGTACTTCTGGAAAGCCACAGGATCCTTGCCCAGTCCTGCAACATCAAAGCCATAATCCCCAGGCAGTTCCCCTGTTAGATATGCGGGATAGTCATATGGAAGTGGACCAAGCCAACGAGGGCGTTCTTCTCCATACCACATGCTATAAACATCAGAGAACACAACATAGAGTGAATATATACTTTAAATGAGTTGCAACAATAAACCCTTGCCATGTAGATAAACATTTAAATCTCCCCATCTGGGGTTATCTGCACGTCTGCCACCTTCTCAGTAAAGGCAACTATgatccaatcaagggtcattcacaTGATTGCATTATGCATGTAGCAGATAAATGTTTAAGTTATTTTAACAGAAAAATACCTATAGCAGATAATTTGTTTCCATTATTAACTCCATAACATTAAGAGGCACTTTTACGATGACCTAAACTTTTGCCTTGACGAGCATCATCACAAGAGATTACAACTTTGTTCATCCCCAAATTGTTATGTTTAACATGGAGGCGGCGTGGGAAAACAAGTTCCTCTCTCATTTGCAATCAACAATAAGAAATGGCACAGCTAGGTCCTTTGAATTTCATGAAACATAGATTACTATACTATCAAAACAAGTGCGTTATCAATTCATTGAGTAAAAAGTTCTAAAAACAGCACCCGCATTTTAAAAAAGTTCTACACAGTCCCAAAACCATTTGGAAGCGGAAATCGCTTACCCTGAATTACCTATCTTTTCTTGCCTTCTCGGCCAAGGCCTTAAACTTGGAGGAATTTTCAACCGCAAACTTCTTCGTCTCCTCCATTCGCCTTTGAAGCGACTCTCCAAGTGGACTGTTAGCTATGGCTTTTACAGCGGTGAAAGGAATTGCCGAGAATATGAGAACTCCCGCAAGCTTCATCCAAAATCGCAAAAGTAAGTATGAGTACATTTTTCAGGAAACCccacaaaacaaatagagaaaCGGAACAAAGATGAAACCCCCATTATAGGAATGTCACGGACGGACCTCCTGCCACGAAGCTCTACAGAGCGAAGGCGGCTTGGAAATGAGGTGGGTTTGAGGTTTAGGGACGAAAACCTTCGAGCCCCGGAAGAAATAGGAAGAAGAAGACGGAATTATCGTGCAAGGCTGAAGCAGGGCCGCCATGGTGCCAAAGGACTGCGTTTTGCGTGGAGGCCTTTCGTCGTTATTCTTGATTTAGCCGTTGGAAAATTATTATTCAGATAGCATCGCCGTAGAAATACAAGGATAATATATTTTCCGGGACGCGTTTCTGACCCGTCACAATACACGAAATCATTATCATTAAATAGAATAActctatttcttttaataatttctctctaatttatatttagttatgaaaataatttttttaggacTCATTTGGATATTAAAATGGGATTTggtagttttagataaaaattaaaaattaaaaaaaaatatttttaaaatattattatttaatattattattattttatgatttgattgaattgtttattatattttatataagaatttaaaaaaattataataatgagatgagatgaaatattctctaaatccaaacgagttcttattattttaataaaaaaataatagtttataatataaaataattacacataaaatttttataatataaatcctaactatttaaaatgaataaatgcaaatatttgaatatttgatattgtgattttaataatttggtaAGATTTTCCTTCAAActcttcttacttataaaaaggtACTTCTTTTGATAATTGAAGTATTTAAAGTGTGGTACTTGGTATTAGAACATGGATAATGTTAAATGTATTCACaaaagatttatatatttacgtgatttattatttttattaaaataataaaaaaatataaaaaattacttgaagatataatttttttaagaatttaacatttttttatgaatttaatgtTATGATATATTGGGATAGATTTAAGAGTATCATGCGTACTCTTAGattactaaaaatattattgattattgtgtttttaatattttttaatgtgacatgataaatttataaataaaatataataaataattttaatacaatattataaaataataataaaatagatgacCGTAGCAtcgatttttattaacttgaagggCTGGCAAAGCTTGAAGCCGATTCAAACGCCGCACTGTTCTAAAAAAATTGGCTTTTTCTGGACTTGTATTGGGCTTTCATGATCTTTAGCAAACACTGGTCCACTTAAAATAAGAGCGAAAATGGAGCCCATAGGCCTCATGGCCACACTTTCACTTTAAAGCCCAAAAGAGACTGGGAAAAATCTGGAAGACAGGCATATAGTGGAGCGGCCTAGCACGGGTACGAGCATTTCTTATGCTTTCTTGTAGAGTCGAAACGGCTGATATCTCAGTTCAAATTCCAGGATATTTCAAGACGGAGGGGTGGAGGGGAGAGAAGTATCTCGCGGACAAGCCCGGCTACCAAAGGCAATAGTATCAGTAAGTGTTTTCTACTTCCAAgcaaatatatttgtaaattagggtttttggggttTATTGCTCATGTTATTGCAGGGATTCATTTAATGTTTAGGGTTTAAATCCTAGAGGTAGAGAGGCTAAGAAAATTGTCGTTTTGAATCTGAATCAGAGGTTTTCTGCAATTTGTTTGTATTGAGAGAGGGATATCGATAGAGATGGCGCATCTGGGCGGAGGTGCGGAAGCACACGCCAGGCACAAGCAGTACGAATATCGAGCTAACTCCAGTCTGGTCTTGACCACCGACTCTCGCCCACGGGACACCCATGAGCCCACTGGCGAGCCCGAATCGCTATGGGGAAAGATCGACCCCAGAAGTTTCGGCGATAGGGCCTTCCGTGGGAAACCTCCAGAATTGGACGAGAAGCTTCAGAAAgccaagaggaaaaagaaggaaCGCGACCCACTTGCCGAGCCGGCACCCGGTCGCCAGAGCAAGCGGCGCCGCCTTCAAGAAGAAAGCGTCTTGACTTCTTCCGAGGAAGGTGTGTACCAGCCTAAGACTAAGGAGACGAGGGCTGCGTATGAGGCTATGCTTAGTGTCATTCAGCAGCAGTTGGGTGGCCAGCCTCTCAGTATTGTCAGTGGCGCCGCAGATGAGATCCTGGCGGTCCTTAAGAATGACACACTTAAGAATCCGGACAAGAAGAAGGAGATTGAGAAGCTATTGAACCCGATTCCAAACCCTGTTTTTGATCAGTTGGTATCAATAGGGAGGCTTATCACAGATTACCAAGATGGGGGTGATGCGGCTGGGCCTGCTGCTGCAAATGGGGATGATGCTCTCGATGACGATGTGGGTGTTGCAGTTGAGTTTGAAGAGAACGAGGAGGAGGATGAGGATAGTGATCTTGATATGGTCCAGGAAGATGAGGATGATGACGATGACGTGGTTGAAGCCAATGGTGCTGGAGCTATGCAAATGGGGGGTGGGATTGACGATGACGATGACATGCGAGAAGCAAATGAGAGTATGAACCTTAATGCTCTGAGCATTGGCGCTTATTGGCTTCAGGGGAAAATCTCTGAAGCATTTGAGAAACAGATTGATCCACAACAGTGCCAGAAGCTTGCAGAAGACGTGCTTAAGATACTCGCTGAAGGCGATGACAGAGAAGTTGAATCAAAGCTGTTGGTGCTTCTCCAATTCGATAAATTTAGCCTTATTAAGTTTTTGTTGAGGAATCGACTGAAGATTGTGTGGTGTACCCGCTTGGCAAGGGCCGAAGATGATGATCAGAAGAAAAAGATCGAGGAGGAAATGATGGGTTTGGGTCCCGAACTGGCGGCCATTGTGGATCAGTTGCATGCCACAAGGGCTAGTGCAAAAGAAAGGCAAAAGAATTTGGAGAAGAGTATTAGAGAAGAGGCTCGTCGGTTGAAGGATGAGAGCGGGGGAGATGGGGACAGAGGCAGGCGAGGTCTTGTTGATAGAGATGCAGACAGTGGTTGGGGACAGCGCCAGTTGCTTGATCTTGACAGTATAGCTTTTGAACAAGGTGGTCGTTTGGTCGCGGCAAAAAAGATTGAGCTACCAGATGGGTCTTATAGGCATTCTAGCAAAGGATATGAAGAAATTCATGTGCCTGCATTGAAGCCCAAACCTTTTGATCCAAAAGAGAAACTGGTAAAAATATCTGATATGCCAGACTGGGCACAACCCGCTTTTGAAGGAATGAAGGAGTTGAACAGGGTGCAGAGTAAAGTCTATGAGACTGCACTTTTTAAAGCTGACAATATCCTCTTATGCGCTCCAACTGGGGCAGGGAAAACTAACGTTGCCGTGCTAACTATACTTCAGCAGATAGCGTTAAACAGGAATTCAGATGGTTCATTTAACCACAGCAATTATAAGATTGTATATGTTGCTCCTATGAAAGCTCTGGTCGCTGAAGTTGTCGGAAATTTGTCCAATCGTTTGCAGTACTTCGATGTCAAGGTCAGGGAGTTGAGTGGAGATCAGTCATTGACTCGCCAGCAAATTGAAGAAACTCAAATTATAGTCACAACTCCTGAGAAGTGGGATATCATTACCAGGAAGTCAGGCGATCGGACTTATACGCAGCTTGTGAAGCTTCTCATCATTGATGAGATTCATCTTCTTCATGATAACAGAGGACCTGTGCTTGAAAGTATTGTTGCTAGAACAGTTAGGCAGATTGAATCTTCAAGAGAGCATATTCGGTTGGTAGGGTTATCCGCTACACTCCCTAATTATGAGGATGTGGCTTTGTTCTTGCGAGTTGATCTGCACCAAGGATTATTCCACTTTGACAATAGTTACAGACCCGTCCCTCTTTCTCAACAGTATATTGGAATCACAGTAAAGAAGCCACTCCAGAGGTTCCAGCTGATGAATGACGTCTGTTATGAAAAGGTAATGGCTGTAGCAGGAAAGCATCAAGTCCTTATTTTTGTTCACTCAAGAAAAGAAACAGCCAAAACAGCTCGTGCCATAAGAGATGCTGCTCTTGCTAATGATACTCTGGGGAGATTTTTGAAGGAAGACAGTGCAAGCCGGGAGATTCTCCATACTCATACAGATCTGGTCAAGAGCAATGAACTTAAAGATCTTCTGCCATATGGTTTTGCTATTCATCATGCCGGGTTGGCAAGGGCTGACCGCCAGCTTGTTGAGGAGCTATTTGCTGATGGACATGCGCAAGTGTTGGTATCCACTGCAACTCTTGCTTGGGGTGTGAATTTACCTGCTCACACAGTCATTATCAAGGGGACACAAATATACAATCCAGAAAAGGGTGCATGGACCGAGCTGTCCCCTCTGGATGTTATGCAGATGCTGGGTCGTGCAGGAAGGCCCCAATATGATTCATATGGGGAGGGCATAATCATTACTGGTCATAGTGAACTACAATATTATCTTTCTTTAATGAATCAGCAGCTTCCTATTGAAAGCCAGTTTGTGTCCAAACTGCCTGATCAATTGAACGCAGAAATTGTTCTTGGGACTGTTCAAAATGCTAGAGAAGCCTCCAATTGGATTGGGTACACTTACTTATATGTTCGTATGGTGCGCAACCCTACGCTGTATGGTTTACCAGCCGATGCTCTCACGAGAGATATAACTTTGGAGGAGAGGAGGGCTGATTTGGTAAGCATTCAATTGCATTGTTTTACATTTGATCGCTCTTTTGGACATTACATGtcatttatcatcatttatCTTGTTTCTGCTGCTGTGTTCCAATGCTTTCGTCTCTTTTATTCTTAGTAAAATAAAAGTGCACAGATATTGGACTAAATTTTTTCACAccgatagatttttttaattatcttccTGGGGATAAGGTCGCCTATATGTTATCAAAGTCAATCTGTTTTGTCTTCAGACTTACCAGTGGCCTGTGGCATATGAGACATTCTGACGCGTTGAAATCTCTtatatctgatttttttttattaagatgATTTTCCTCCCTACTTCATAGTAACTTAcggaaatttattttattttacatattaatgGTTCAATTTACTTTGGCTTTTGCAATAGAAATACTGCTCATGATTGTATCTGCCATAGTTATCTCAtggttttctattttctttattgGTGCAGATTCATTCTGCTGCAACCATACTGGACAAAAATAATTTGGTTAAATATGATAGAAAAAGTGGATATTTTCAAGTCACAGACTTGGGTCGCATTGCTAGCTACTATTATATAACTCATGGGACGATATCCACCTATAATGAGCATTTGAAGCCCACTATGGGAGATATTGAGCTTTGTCGGTTGTTTTCACTCAGTGAAGAATTCAAATACGTTACAGTGCGGCAGGATGAAAAAATGGAACTAGCGAAGCTTTTGGATCGTGTTCCTATTCCCATCAAGGAAAGCTTGGAAGAGCCTAGCGCCAAGATTAATGTTTTGCTGCAGGCATACATTTCACAGTTGAAGCTTGAAGGTCTTTCATTAACGTCTGACATGGTGTTCATAACTCAGGTTTGAtactctctctcgctctctctctctctccacccgTTCCTCTTCTGCAGTTCAGTTAGGGTTAGG
This genomic window from Carya illinoinensis cultivar Pawnee chromosome 7, C.illinoinensisPawnee_v1, whole genome shotgun sequence contains:
- the LOC122314740 gene encoding chlorophyll a-b binding protein 7, chloroplastic produces the protein MAALLQPCTIIPSSSSYFFRGSKVFVPKPQTHLISKPPSLCRASWQELAGVLIFSAIPFTAVKAIANSPLGESLQRRMEETKKFAVENSSKFKALAEKARKDSMWYGEERPRWLGPLPYDYPAYLTGELPGDYGFDVAGLGKDPVAFQKYFNFEILHARWAMLAALGALVPEVLDILGAFHFVEPVWWRVGYSKLKGDTLDYLGIPGLHLAGSQGVIVIAICQALLMVGPEYARFCGIEALEPLGIYLPGDINYPGGALFDPLNLSRDPETFEELKVKEIKNGRLAMVAWLGFYLQAALTGKGPVQNLLEHISDPFHNNLLTILKSM
- the LOC122316033 gene encoding DExH-box ATP-dependent RNA helicase DExH12, whose protein sequence is MAHLGGGAEAHARHKQYEYRANSSLVLTTDSRPRDTHEPTGEPESLWGKIDPRSFGDRAFRGKPPELDEKLQKAKRKKKERDPLAEPAPGRQSKRRRLQEESVLTSSEEGVYQPKTKETRAAYEAMLSVIQQQLGGQPLSIVSGAADEILAVLKNDTLKNPDKKKEIEKLLNPIPNPVFDQLVSIGRLITDYQDGGDAAGPAAANGDDALDDDVGVAVEFEENEEEDEDSDLDMVQEDEDDDDDVVEANGAGAMQMGGGIDDDDDMREANESMNLNALSIGAYWLQGKISEAFEKQIDPQQCQKLAEDVLKILAEGDDREVESKLLVLLQFDKFSLIKFLLRNRLKIVWCTRLARAEDDDQKKKIEEEMMGLGPELAAIVDQLHATRASAKERQKNLEKSIREEARRLKDESGGDGDRGRRGLVDRDADSGWGQRQLLDLDSIAFEQGGRLVAAKKIELPDGSYRHSSKGYEEIHVPALKPKPFDPKEKLVKISDMPDWAQPAFEGMKELNRVQSKVYETALFKADNILLCAPTGAGKTNVAVLTILQQIALNRNSDGSFNHSNYKIVYVAPMKALVAEVVGNLSNRLQYFDVKVRELSGDQSLTRQQIEETQIIVTTPEKWDIITRKSGDRTYTQLVKLLIIDEIHLLHDNRGPVLESIVARTVRQIESSREHIRLVGLSATLPNYEDVALFLRVDLHQGLFHFDNSYRPVPLSQQYIGITVKKPLQRFQLMNDVCYEKVMAVAGKHQVLIFVHSRKETAKTARAIRDAALANDTLGRFLKEDSASREILHTHTDLVKSNELKDLLPYGFAIHHAGLARADRQLVEELFADGHAQVLVSTATLAWGVNLPAHTVIIKGTQIYNPEKGAWTELSPLDVMQMLGRAGRPQYDSYGEGIIITGHSELQYYLSLMNQQLPIESQFVSKLPDQLNAEIVLGTVQNAREASNWIGYTYLYVRMVRNPTLYGLPADALTRDITLEERRADLIHSAATILDKNNLVKYDRKSGYFQVTDLGRIASYYYITHGTISTYNEHLKPTMGDIELCRLFSLSEEFKYVTVRQDEKMELAKLLDRVPIPIKESLEEPSAKINVLLQAYISQLKLEGLSLTSDMVFITQSAGRLMRALFEIVLKRGWAQLAEKALNLCKMINRRMWSVQTPLRQFNGIPNDTLMKLEKKDLAWDRYYDLSSQEIGELIRVPKMGRTLHKFIHQFPKLNLAAHVQPITRTVLRVELTITPDFQWEDKVHGYVEPFWVIVEDNDGEYVLHHEYFMLKKQYIDEDHTLNFTVPIYEPLPPQYFIRVVSDRWLGSQTVLPVSFRHLILPEKYPPPTELLDLQPLPVTALRNPSYEALYSFKHFNPVQTQVFTVLYNTDDNVLVAAPTGSGKTICAEFAILRNHQKGPESVMRVVYIAPLEALAKERYRDWERKFGKDGIKMRVVELTGEATTDLKLLEKSQIIISTPEKWDALSRRWKQRKPVQQVSLFIIDELHLIGGQGGPVLEVIVSRMRYIASQVENKIRIVALSTSLANAKDLGEWIGATSHGLFNFPPGVRPVPLEVHIQGVDIANFEARMQAMTKPTYTAIVQLAKNEKPALVFVPTRKHVRLTAVDLMTYSDGDGEKKPFLLQTLDKLDPYIDRVNDEMLKATLRHGVGYVHEGLTDRDRDIVSYLFGIGGIKVCVMSSSMCWGVSLSAHLVVVMGTQYYDGRENAHTDYPVTDLLQMMGHASRPLLDNSGKCVILCHAPRKEYYKKFLYEAFPVESHLHHFLHDNLNAEIVAKIIENKQDAVDYLTWTFMYRRLTQNPNYYNLQGVSHRHLSDHLSELVENTLSDLEASKCVIIEDDMDLTPSNLGMIASYYYISYTTIERFSSSLTSKTKMKGLLEILSSATEYALLPVRPGEEDVVRRLINHQRFSFENPKCTDPHVKANALLQAHFSRQTVGGNLASDQREVLLSASRLLQAMVDVISSNGWLSLALLAMEISQMVTQGMWERDSMLLQLPHFTKDLAKKCQENPGKGIETVFDLVEMEDDERRELLQMSDDQLLHIAQFCNRFPNIDMTYEVLDSDSVRAGREMTLLVTLERDMEGRTEVGPVDAPRYPKAKDEGWWLVVGDTKTNQLLAIKRVSLQRKSKVKLDFAPAEAGKKTYTLYFMCDSYLGCDQEYTFTVNVREPAGPDEDSGEE